In Carya illinoinensis cultivar Pawnee chromosome 7, C.illinoinensisPawnee_v1, whole genome shotgun sequence, the following are encoded in one genomic region:
- the LOC122315533 gene encoding uncharacterized protein LOC122315533 yields the protein MKRHLRSGLPIYHQEVQQEAVAFHLLKQQQQQQHLHQKHQDHSSSGSFSALLSSSQPLELNYNPSLSLFEGMNFSSAANHLPNQASYDSYSKPSNQFRFFSENNNISGYTLPLSPISPFESSPSTVFNQNIASKPISSPLIEFSSESLNRNYNVGGMAARAPYEPFGVSQELETEPLSNQTPPQSTTHASSTASGDENFMRAPSNANDCELETPLLQDDSGLLNALLVGSQTLSEKPKGKALSAASSDRRKSVVVDALSKEEDTMHMESTMKISGETSAEN from the coding sequence ATGAAGAGACACCTGAGATCCGGGTTGCCTATTTACCATCAAGAAGTTCAGCAAGAAGCTGTAGCTTTTCACCTATTgaaacagcagcagcagcaacagcacCTCCACCAAAAGCACCAAGATCATTCTTCTTCTGGTTCATTCTCAGCGCTACTCTCCTCTTCTCAACCTCTTGAGCTCAACTACAATCCCTCTCTTTCCCTCTTTGAGGGGATGAATTTCTCTTCGGCTGCAAACCATCTTCCTAACCAGGCATCTTATGACTCCTACTCCAAACCTAGCAACCAATTCAGGTTTTTCAGtgaaaacaataatatttcagGCTATACTTTGCCACTATCCCCCATTTCTCCTTTTGAATCATCACCGTCCACTGTGTTTAACCAGAATATTGCATCCAAACCCATTTCATCTCCATTAATTGAATTCAGTTCAGAGAGTCTTAATAGGAATTACAATGTTGGGGGCATGGCTGCAAGAGCTCCATATGAGCCATTCGGTGTATCTCAAGAACTAGAAACAGAGCCCCTTTCAAACCAAACACCACCGCAGTCAACAACTCATGCTTCATCCACAGCCAGTGGCGATGAGAACTTTATGAGAGCTCCAAGCAATGCTAATGACTGTGAACTAGAGACGCCATTGTTGCAAGATGATAGTGGATTATTGAATGCTCTTTTAGTGGGATCTCAAACTCTTTCTGAGAAGCCCAAGGGAAAAGCATTATCGGCAGCCTCTTCCGATAGAAGGAAAAGCGTGGTGGTGGATGCACTCAGTAAGGAGGAAGACACAATGCATATGGAATCGACTATGAAGATTAGTGGTGAGACGAGCGCTGAGAACTAG
- the LOC122314908 gene encoding trafficking protein particle complex subunit 4-like isoform X1 codes for MAAIYSLYIINKSGGLIFYKDYGSAGRMDTNDSLRVASLWHSMHAISQQLSPVVGCSGIELLEADTFDLHCFQSLTGTKFFVVCEPGTQQMEGLLKAIYELYTDYVLKNPFYEMEMPIRCELFDINLTQAVQKDRVALLGR; via the exons ATGGCAGCAATTTACAGCCTCTACATCATCAACAAGTCTGGTGGCTTGATCTTTTACAAG GATTATGGATCTGCTGGACGGATGGACACAAATGATAGCTTACGAGTGGCAAGTTTATGGCACTCGATGCATGCAATTTCTCAGCAATTATCGCCAGTTGTTGGTTGTTCAGGGATTGAGCTTCTTGAAGCGGATACATTTGATCTCCACTGTTTCCAATCACTCACTG GCACAAAGTTCTTTGTGGTCTGTGAGCCTGGTACACAGCAAATGGAAGGTCTCCTGAAAGCCATCTATGAGTTGTACACGGATTATGTCTTGAAGAATCCCTTCTATGAGATGGAGATGCCTATAAGGTGTGAGCTTTTTGATATAAACCTAACACAGGCAGTACAGAAGGATCGGGTTGCCTTGTTGGGCCGATAG
- the LOC122314907 gene encoding galactinol synthase 2-like, with translation MAPHDISTAADAKPAGLSKAGSMPSRAYVTFLAGNGEYVKGVVGLAKGLRKVKSKYPLVVAILPDVPGEHREILVSQGCIVKEIEPVYPPENQTQFARAYYVINYSKLRIWEFVEYSKMIYLDGDIQVFENIDHLFDLPDNYFYAVMDCFCSKTWSHSPQYKVGYCQQCPDRVKWPAALGPKPALYFNAGMFVYEPNLSTYHDLLKTLKTNPPTPFAEQDFLNIFFRDVYKPIPPVYNLVIAMVWWHPENIQLDKVKVVHYCASESKPWRYTGEEQNMDREDIKMLVKKWWDIYNDESLDYKNSVASGEVEARAEQKNLQAFLAALSEAGVIRYIPAPPAA, from the exons ATGGCTCCTCATGATATCAGCACCGCCGCTGATGCCAAGCCTGCCGGCCTTTCCAAGGCCGGTAGCATGCCTAGCAGGGCGTATGTTACGTTCTTGGCTGGCAACGGGGAGTACGTGAAAGGTGTGGTTGGCTTGGCCAAGGGACTGAGAAAGGTGAAGAGCAAGTACCCACTGGTGGTGGCTATCTTGCCGGACGTGCCAGGGGAGCACCGGGAGATTCTGGTGTCTCAGGGCTGCATAGTGAAGGAGATTGAGCCGGTTTACCCGCCGGAGAATCAGACCCAGTTTGCCAGGGCCTACTACGTGATCAATTACTCCAAGCTTCGTATCTGGGAG TTTGTGGAGTACAGCAAGATGATCTACCTAGATGGAGACATCCAAGTTTTTGAAAACATAGATCACCTCTTTGATCTTCCAGACAACTACTTTTATGCTGTGATGGATTGTTTCTGTTCGAAAACTTGGAGCCACAGTCCCCAATACAAGGTTGGCTATTGCCAGCAGTGCCCTGACAGGGTCAAGTGGCCTGCTGCGTTAGGCCCCAAACCTGCCCTCTACTTCAATGCTGGCATGTTCGTTTATGAGCCcaatttgtcaacatatcatGACCTCCTGAAGACCCTCAAAACTAACCCTCCTACTCCTTTTGCTGAGCAG GACTTTTTGAACATATTCTTCAGGGATGTTTACAAGCCAATCCCTCCGGTTTACAACCTTGTTATTGCCATGGTGTGGTGGCACCCAGAGAACATCCAACTTGACAAGGTCAAAGTTGTTCACTACTGTGCTTCT GAATCGAAGCCATGGAGGTACACCGGAGAGGAACAGAACATGGACAGGGAAGATATTAAGATgctggtgaagaaatggtgggaCATATACAACGACGAGTCATTAGACTACAAGAACAGCGTGGCTTCTGGAGAGGTTGAAGCAAGGGCCGAGCAGAAGAATCTGCAGGCCTTTTTGGCGGCGCTTTCGGAGGCTGGCGTTATTCGCTACATTCCTGCCCCACCTGCCGCTTAG
- the LOC122314906 gene encoding galactinol synthase 2-like, whose amino-acid sequence MAPQDITTATDAKPASLAKAGSMPSRAYVTFLAGNGDYVKGVVGLAKGLRKVKSKYPLVVAILPDVPGEHREILVSQGCIVKEIKPVYPPENQTQFAMAYYVINYSKLRIWEFVEYSKMIYLDGDIQVFENIDHLFDLPDNYFYAVMDCFCEKTWSHSPQYKVGYCQQCPDRVKWPAELGPKPALYFNAGMFVYEPNLSTYHDLLKTLKTTPPTPFAEQDFLNMFFRDVYQPIPPVYNLVLALMWRHPENIQLDKVKVVHYCAAGSKPWRYTGEEQNMDREDIKMLVKKWWDIYNDESLDYKNSVASGGVAVGAEQKNLQTFLAALSEAGVIRYIPAPSAA is encoded by the exons ATGGCTCCTCAAGATATCACCACCGCCACTGATGCCAAGCCCGCCAGCCTAGCCAAGGCCGGTAGCATGCCTAGTAGGGCGTATGTTACGTTCTTGGCTGGCAACGGGGACTACGTGAAAGGTGTGGTTGGCCTGGCCAAGGGACTGAGAAAGGTGAAGAGCAAGTACCCACTGGTAGTGGCTATCTTGCCGGACGTGCCAGGGGAGCACCGGGAGATTCTGGTGTCTCAGGGCTGCATAGTGAAGGAGATTAAGCCGGTTTACCCGCCGGAGAATCAGACCCAGTTTGCCATGGCCTACTACGTGATCAATTACTCGAAGCTTCGTATCTGGGAG TTTGTGGAGTACAGCAAGATGATCTACCTAGATGGAGACATCCAAGTTTTTGAAAACATAGATCACCTCTTTGATCTTCCAGACAACTACTTCTATGCTGTGATGGATTGTTTCTGTGAGAAAACTTGGAGCCACAGTCCCCAATACAAGGTTGGCTATTGCCAGCAGTGCCCTGACAGGGTCAAGTGGCCCGCTGAGTTAGGCCCCAAGCCTGCCCTCTACTTCAATGCTGGCATGTTCGTTTATGAGCCCAATTTGTCAACATACCATGACCTCCTGAAGACCCTCAAAACTACCCCTCCTACTCCTTTTGCTGAGCAG GACTTCTTGAATATGTTCTTCAGGGATGTTTACCAGCCAATCCCTCCAGTTTACAACCTTGTTCTTGCCCTGATGTGGCGCCACCCAGAGAACATCCAACTTGACAAAGTCAAAGTTGTTCACTACTGTGCTGCT GGATCGAAGCCATGGAGGTACACCGGAGAGGAACAGAACATGGACAGGGAAGATATTAAGATGCTGGTTAAGAAATGGTGGGACATATACAACGACGAGTCATTAGACTACAAGAACAGTGTGGCTTCTGGAGGGGTTGCAGTAGGGGCTGAGCAGAAGAATCTGCAGACATTTTTGGCGGCGCTTTCGGAGGCTGGTGTTATTCGCTATATTCCTGCCCCATCTGCCGCTTAG
- the LOC122314908 gene encoding trafficking protein particle complex subunit 4-like isoform X2 yields MDTNDSLRVASLWHSMHAISQQLSPVVGCSGIELLEADTFDLHCFQSLTGTKFFVVCEPGTQQMEGLLKAIYELYTDYVLKNPFYEMEMPIRCELFDINLTQAVQKDRVALLGR; encoded by the exons ATGGACACAAATGATAGCTTACGAGTGGCAAGTTTATGGCACTCGATGCATGCAATTTCTCAGCAATTATCGCCAGTTGTTGGTTGTTCAGGGATTGAGCTTCTTGAAGCGGATACATTTGATCTCCACTGTTTCCAATCACTCACTG GCACAAAGTTCTTTGTGGTCTGTGAGCCTGGTACACAGCAAATGGAAGGTCTCCTGAAAGCCATCTATGAGTTGTACACGGATTATGTCTTGAAGAATCCCTTCTATGAGATGGAGATGCCTATAAGGTGTGAGCTTTTTGATATAAACCTAACACAGGCAGTACAGAAGGATCGGGTTGCCTTGTTGGGCCGATAG